In one Paraburkholderia megapolitana genomic region, the following are encoded:
- a CDS encoding helix-turn-helix domain-containing protein, protein MKPQYERVTIPDGCSVRVYRRQIAQIPFEWHHHPEYELTLTMNSRGRRFVGDHIGEYACDDLVLVPPDMPHTWASSESPIANEPQVAIVVWFSGDWVRRVADCCPEFAPLRSLLRRAAPGLHFSEGATAAMRSRVPALLDGAPRTRLAAVLDTLAALAEAQAQPLASPTAHGGVAPGTAVDAERLNRVLDLLDRRFAEPLRIAELCAVANLSERSLHRYFVRHVGESVGRYLSRLRIAYATRQLTDTAWPVAVIAAKAGFPNLANFNRQFLAARGMTPGAWRRCFETQGQVPSSGLSPGVETRPTSLEKDLRTPHPSGVKDTIGKLSSID, encoded by the coding sequence ATGAAACCCCAGTACGAACGCGTAACGATCCCCGACGGCTGTTCGGTGCGGGTGTATCGCCGGCAGATTGCGCAGATCCCATTCGAATGGCATCACCATCCCGAGTACGAACTGACGCTCACGATGAACAGCCGCGGCCGGCGCTTCGTCGGCGACCATATCGGCGAGTACGCGTGTGATGACCTCGTACTCGTTCCGCCCGACATGCCGCACACGTGGGCGTCCAGCGAGAGCCCCATTGCAAATGAGCCGCAGGTGGCGATCGTCGTGTGGTTCAGCGGCGACTGGGTGCGGCGTGTCGCCGATTGCTGTCCGGAATTCGCGCCGTTGCGCTCGTTGCTACGACGTGCGGCGCCTGGTCTGCATTTCAGCGAGGGCGCTACTGCCGCGATGCGTTCGCGTGTGCCCGCACTGCTCGATGGAGCACCGCGCACGCGGCTCGCGGCGGTGCTCGACACGCTTGCCGCGCTCGCCGAAGCGCAGGCACAACCGCTCGCATCGCCGACCGCTCATGGCGGCGTGGCACCGGGCACGGCCGTCGATGCCGAGCGTCTGAACCGGGTACTCGATCTGCTCGATCGACGGTTCGCCGAACCGCTGCGCATCGCCGAGTTGTGCGCGGTCGCCAACCTGTCGGAGCGCTCGCTGCATCGTTACTTCGTGCGGCACGTCGGCGAGAGTGTCGGGCGTTATCTGAGCCGCCTGCGCATCGCCTACGCCACCCGACAACTGACCGACACCGCGTGGCCTGTCGCAGTGATCGCGGCGAAGGCCGGCTTCCCGAACCTCGCGAATTTCAACCGCCAGTTCCTCGCTGCACGCGGCATGACGCCGGGCGCCTGGCGACGCTGCTTCGAAACGCAGGGGCAGGTGCCATCGTCGGGTTTGTCACCGGGAGTAGAAACGCGGCCGACGTCACTTGAAAAAGATCTGCGGACGCCGCATCCCAGTGG
- a CDS encoding DUF1479 domain-containing protein, with protein MPFTIDNPQDTIRATRRSLRAALPDYKRVFREVEGAIAAQVDAIRHDRARGADTIPVFDYASIAADDVDPHTIAQLKTRGACVVRRVFDPQQASDWNDELGEYVEGNRLDEVLARRAEDRYFGTLASNKPLIYGVYWSKPQIAARQSEALTRTRVFLNRLWRAHSEGRQHFDPDVVPTYADRIRRRPPGSASLGLSPHVDGGSVERWLDPYYRNVYRHVLSGNWRDYDPYDAAFRPDVQEIASPAVCSMFRTFQGWTALTAQGPGDGTLQLIPIANAMAWVLLRALQDDVPDDSLCGAQPARALSVMPEWHALLLEAVTPIPQMQPGDAVFWHSDVVHSVEDVHSGTGYSNVMYIASAPGCAKNDAYLQRQLPAFLRGESPPDFPADHFETDFAGRAEERDLTALGRAQLGLD; from the coding sequence ATGCCGTTCACCATCGACAACCCGCAGGACACGATCCGCGCCACCCGGCGTTCGCTGCGCGCCGCGCTGCCCGACTACAAGCGCGTGTTTCGCGAAGTCGAAGGCGCGATCGCTGCCCAGGTCGATGCGATTCGGCACGACCGCGCGCGCGGCGCCGACACGATTCCGGTGTTCGACTATGCGTCGATTGCCGCGGACGATGTCGATCCGCACACCATCGCGCAACTGAAAACGCGCGGCGCGTGCGTCGTGCGTCGCGTGTTCGATCCGCAGCAGGCAAGCGACTGGAACGATGAACTCGGCGAGTACGTCGAGGGCAATCGTCTCGACGAGGTGCTTGCCCGTCGCGCCGAGGACCGGTACTTCGGCACGCTGGCATCGAACAAACCGCTGATCTATGGCGTGTACTGGTCGAAGCCGCAGATCGCGGCGCGGCAATCGGAGGCGCTCACGCGCACGCGGGTGTTTCTGAATCGCTTGTGGCGTGCGCACAGCGAAGGACGCCAGCATTTCGATCCGGACGTCGTGCCCACGTACGCGGACCGGATTCGCAGGCGGCCACCGGGTTCGGCATCGTTGGGGTTGTCGCCGCATGTCGACGGTGGATCGGTGGAACGCTGGCTCGATCCGTACTATCGCAATGTGTATCGCCATGTGCTGTCGGGCAACTGGCGCGACTACGATCCGTACGATGCAGCGTTTCGACCCGACGTACAGGAGATTGCGTCACCGGCGGTGTGTTCGATGTTCCGCACGTTCCAGGGCTGGACCGCATTGACCGCGCAAGGTCCCGGCGACGGCACGTTGCAACTGATCCCGATCGCGAATGCGATGGCCTGGGTTCTATTGCGCGCGCTGCAGGACGACGTACCCGACGATTCGTTATGTGGCGCGCAACCGGCACGCGCGTTGTCGGTGATGCCCGAATGGCATGCGTTGCTGCTCGAAGCAGTGACACCGATTCCGCAGATGCAGCCAGGAGACGCCGTGTTCTGGCACAGCGACGTCGTGCATTCGGTCGAAGACGTACATAGCGGTACCGGCTACAGCAACGTGATGTACATCGCGTCGGCACCGGGCTGCGCGAAAAACGACGCGTATCTGCAGCGGCAGTTACCGGCTTTCCTGCGCGGCGAGAGCCCGCCCGATTTTCCCGCCGATCACTTCGAAACCGACTTCGCAGGGCGTGCCGAAGAGCGCGATCTGACAGCACTGGGGCGAGCGCAACTCGGCCTCGATTGA
- the leuC gene encoding 3-isopropylmalate dehydratase large subunit, with product MAQTLYDKLWNTHVVHTEDDGTTILYIDRHLLHEVTSPQAFEGLKLAERPVWRISANLAVSDHNVPTTDRSHGIADPVSKLQVDTLDSNCDAYGITQFKMNDLRQGIVHIIGPEQGATLPGMTIVCGDSHTSTHGAFGALAHGIGTSEVEHVLATQTLLQKKSKNLLVKVEGPLPRGCTAKDIVLAIIGKIGTAGGTGYAIEFGGSTIRALSMEGRMTVCNMAIEAGARAGMVAVDDTTIDYLKGRPFSPQGVEWNQAVEYWKQFKTDEGAQFDRVVELNAAEIVPQVTWGTSPEMVTPIDGRVPDPEREKDPVKRGAIERALQYMALEPNLPIESIKPDKIFIGSCTNARIEDLRAAAYVVKKLGRRVAPSIRLAMVVPGSGLVKAQAEREGLDKIFTDAGFEWREPGCSMCLAMNADRLEPGERCASTSNRNFEGRQGAGGRTHLVSPAMAAAAAIEGHFVDIRKLG from the coding sequence ATGGCACAGACCCTCTACGACAAATTGTGGAACACCCATGTGGTCCACACGGAAGACGATGGCACGACGATTCTCTACATCGACCGTCACCTGCTGCATGAAGTCACGAGCCCGCAGGCGTTCGAAGGGCTGAAACTGGCCGAGCGTCCGGTATGGCGCATCAGCGCGAATCTCGCGGTCTCCGATCACAACGTCCCCACTACCGACCGCTCACACGGCATCGCCGATCCCGTCTCGAAGCTGCAGGTCGATACGCTCGATTCGAATTGCGACGCGTACGGCATTACGCAGTTCAAGATGAACGACCTGCGTCAGGGCATCGTGCATATCATCGGACCGGAGCAGGGCGCGACGTTGCCTGGTATGACGATCGTCTGCGGCGATTCGCATACATCGACGCACGGCGCGTTCGGCGCGCTTGCGCACGGCATCGGCACCTCGGAAGTCGAGCACGTGCTTGCCACGCAAACGCTGCTGCAGAAGAAGAGCAAGAATCTGCTCGTGAAGGTCGAAGGGCCGCTGCCGCGCGGCTGCACCGCGAAAGACATTGTGCTCGCGATCATCGGCAAGATCGGCACCGCGGGCGGCACCGGTTATGCGATCGAGTTCGGCGGCTCGACGATTCGCGCGCTGAGCATGGAAGGCCGCATGACCGTGTGCAACATGGCGATCGAAGCCGGCGCACGCGCCGGCATGGTCGCCGTCGACGACACGACGATCGACTACCTGAAGGGCCGTCCGTTCTCGCCGCAAGGCGTCGAGTGGAACCAGGCCGTCGAATACTGGAAGCAGTTCAAGACCGATGAGGGCGCGCAGTTCGATCGCGTGGTCGAACTGAATGCGGCCGAGATCGTGCCGCAGGTCACGTGGGGCACGTCGCCGGAAATGGTCACGCCGATCGACGGTCGCGTGCCGGACCCCGAACGCGAGAAAGATCCGGTGAAGCGCGGTGCAATCGAACGTGCACTGCAATACATGGCGCTCGAGCCGAACCTGCCGATCGAATCGATCAAGCCGGACAAGATCTTTATCGGCTCGTGTACGAATGCACGCATCGAAGATCTGCGCGCCGCTGCCTACGTGGTAAAGAAACTGGGTCGGCGCGTAGCGCCGAGCATCCGTCTCGCGATGGTGGTGCCGGGCTCGGGTCTCGTGAAGGCACAGGCCGAACGCGAAGGGCTCGACAAGATCTTCACCGACGCCGGCTTCGAATGGCGCGAGCCCGGTTGCTCGATGTGTCTCGCGATGAACGCCGACCGGCTCGAACCGGGCGAGCGCTGCGCGTCGACATCGAACCGTAACTTCGAAGGGCGCCAGGGCGCGGGTGGTCGTACTCATCTGGTCAGCCCGGCGATGGCAGCGGCGGCGGCCATCGAAGGACATTTCGTCGACATTCGTAAGCTGGGGTGA
- a CDS encoding entericidin A/B family lipoprotein, with amino-acid sequence MKTSTLWRRTVLLALTGMLLGLAGCNTVAGFGQDMDDAGHAIKKAAD; translated from the coding sequence ATGAAGACATCGACACTCTGGCGTCGTACCGTGCTGCTGGCGTTGACCGGGATGCTGCTGGGACTGGCGGGTTGCAATACGGTCGCGGGCTTCGGCCAGGATATGGACGACGCCGGACACGCTATCAAGAAAGCAGCCGACTAA
- the leuD gene encoding 3-isopropylmalate dehydratase small subunit, producing MDKFIVHTGVVAPLDRENVDTDAIIPKQFLKSIKRSGFGPNAFDEWRYLDHGEPGQDNSRRPLNPDFVLNQPRYQGASVLLARKNFGCGSSREHAPWALQQYGFRALIAPSFADIFYNNCFKNGLLPIVLTEQQVDHLFNETYAFNGFKLTVDLEAQVVRTADGSAEYPFEVAGFRKYCLLNGFDDIGLTLRHADKIRQYEAERLAKQPWLNHRIVG from the coding sequence ATGGATAAATTCATCGTACATACGGGCGTCGTGGCGCCGCTCGATCGCGAGAACGTCGACACCGACGCGATCATTCCGAAGCAGTTCCTCAAGTCGATCAAGCGCAGCGGCTTCGGCCCCAACGCCTTCGACGAATGGCGTTATCTCGATCACGGCGAACCGGGTCAGGACAACTCGCGCCGTCCGTTGAATCCGGATTTCGTGCTGAACCAGCCGCGCTATCAGGGTGCTTCCGTGCTGCTCGCGCGTAAGAACTTCGGTTGCGGCAGCTCGCGCGAACATGCACCGTGGGCGCTGCAGCAGTATGGTTTTCGCGCGCTGATCGCACCGAGCTTCGCAGACATCTTCTATAACAACTGCTTCAAGAACGGCTTGCTGCCGATCGTGCTGACCGAGCAACAGGTCGACCATCTGTTCAACGAGACCTATGCGTTCAACGGCTTCAAGCTGACCGTCGATCTCGAAGCGCAAGTTGTGCGTACCGCAGACGGCAGTGCCGAATATCCGTTCGAGGTTGCAGGTTTCCGCAAGTACTGCCTGCTGAACGGTTTCGACGACATCGGCCTCACGTTGCGTCACGCGGACAAGATTCGCCAGTACGAAGCGGAGCGGCTGGCGAAGCAGCCGTGGCTGAATCACCGCATCGTCGGCTAG
- the leuB gene encoding 3-isopropylmalate dehydrogenase has product MKIAVLPGDGIGPEIVKEAVKVLNALGEKFELEEAPVGGAGYEAKGHPLPDSTLALAKEADAILFGAVGDWKYDSLERALRPEQAILGLRKHLQLFANFRPAICYPQLTGASSLKEEIVSGLDILIVRELNGDIYFGSPRGVREAPDGLFAGAKEGFDTMRYSEPEVRRIAHVAFQAARKRSRKLTSVDKANVLETSQFWKDVMIDVAKEYTDVELSHMYVDNAAMQLVKAPKSFDVIVTGNMFGDILSDEAAMLTGSIGMLPSASLDKDNKGLYEPSHGSAPDIAGKGVANPLATILSAAMMLRYSLNKVEQADRIESAVKKVLEQGFRTGDILTPGCRQVGTAAMGDAVLAAL; this is encoded by the coding sequence ATGAAGATCGCTGTACTGCCGGGCGACGGCATCGGTCCCGAGATCGTTAAAGAAGCCGTGAAAGTGCTGAACGCACTCGGCGAAAAGTTCGAACTCGAAGAGGCGCCCGTCGGCGGCGCAGGTTACGAAGCGAAGGGCCATCCGTTGCCCGACTCGACGCTCGCGCTCGCGAAGGAAGCCGATGCGATCCTGTTCGGCGCGGTTGGTGACTGGAAGTACGATTCGCTCGAACGCGCGTTGCGTCCGGAGCAGGCCATTCTTGGGCTGCGCAAGCATCTGCAGCTGTTCGCGAATTTTCGTCCGGCAATCTGCTATCCGCAACTGACCGGTGCGTCGTCGCTGAAGGAAGAGATCGTATCGGGCCTCGATATCCTGATCGTGCGCGAGCTGAACGGCGATATCTATTTCGGCTCGCCGCGTGGTGTGCGCGAAGCGCCGGACGGTCTGTTCGCAGGTGCGAAGGAAGGCTTCGACACGATGCGCTATTCGGAGCCCGAAGTGCGCCGCATCGCGCACGTCGCGTTCCAGGCGGCGCGCAAGCGCAGCCGCAAGCTGACCTCGGTGGACAAGGCGAACGTGCTCGAAACGTCGCAGTTCTGGAAGGACGTGATGATCGACGTCGCGAAGGAATATACCGACGTCGAGCTGTCGCACATGTACGTCGACAACGCGGCGATGCAGCTCGTCAAGGCACCGAAATCATTCGACGTGATCGTTACAGGCAACATGTTCGGCGACATCCTGTCCGACGAAGCGGCGATGCTGACCGGCTCGATCGGCATGCTGCCGTCGGCCTCGCTCGACAAGGACAACAAGGGGCTCTACGAACCGTCGCACGGTTCCGCACCGGACATCGCCGGTAAGGGCGTGGCGAATCCGCTCGCCACGATCCTGTCGGCGGCGATGATGCTGCGCTATTCGCTGAACAAGGTCGAGCAGGCAGACCGCATCGAGAGCGCGGTGAAGAAGGTGCTCGAGCAGGGCTTCCGCACCGGCGATATCCTCACGCCGGGTTGCCGGCAGGTCGGCACGGCAGCGATGGGCGATGCGGTGCTCGCTGCGCTGTGA
- the asd gene encoding aspartate-semialdehyde dehydrogenase, with protein MNVGLVGWRGMVGSVLMQRMQQEGDFDLIEPVFFSTSNAGGNAPSFAKNETKLKDAASIDDLKKCDIVITCQGGDYTNEVFPKLRAAGWNGYWIDAASSLRMKDDAVIILDPVNLDVIKSALVSGTKNFIGGNCTVSLMLMALGGLFRENLVDWMTAMTYQAASGAGAQNMRELLQQMGTLYGAAKEDLADPSSAILDIDRRVQAALNSDRMPTEHFGVPLAGALIPWIDKDLGNGMSKEEWKGGAETNKILGKPAVGEPGSIPVDGLCVRIGAMRCHSQALTIKLKKDVPLDEIDGILASANDWVKVVPNQREASMLELSPAVVTGTLTVPVGRLRKLAMGGEYLSAFTVGDQLLWGAAEPLRRMLRILLDK; from the coding sequence ATGAACGTAGGTCTCGTAGGTTGGCGCGGCATGGTCGGCAGCGTCCTGATGCAACGGATGCAGCAGGAAGGCGATTTCGACCTCATCGAACCGGTGTTTTTCAGCACCAGCAATGCGGGCGGCAACGCGCCGTCGTTCGCCAAAAACGAGACGAAGCTCAAAGACGCAGCCAGCATCGACGATCTGAAGAAGTGCGACATCGTCATCACGTGCCAGGGCGGCGACTACACCAACGAAGTCTTCCCGAAGCTGCGCGCAGCCGGCTGGAACGGCTACTGGATCGACGCGGCATCGTCGCTGCGCATGAAGGACGATGCGGTCATCATTCTCGATCCGGTCAACCTCGACGTGATCAAGAGCGCGCTCGTCAGCGGCACGAAGAATTTCATTGGCGGCAACTGCACGGTAAGCCTGATGCTGATGGCGCTGGGCGGACTGTTCCGCGAAAATCTCGTCGACTGGATGACGGCCATGACGTATCAGGCTGCATCGGGCGCGGGCGCGCAGAACATGCGCGAGCTGCTGCAACAGATGGGCACGCTGTACGGCGCGGCGAAGGAAGACCTCGCCGATCCGTCGTCGGCTATTCTCGACATCGACCGCCGCGTGCAGGCCGCGCTGAACAGCGATCGCATGCCCACCGAGCACTTCGGTGTGCCGCTCGCCGGCGCGCTGATTCCGTGGATCGACAAGGATCTCGGCAACGGTATGTCGAAGGAAGAGTGGAAGGGCGGTGCCGAAACCAACAAGATCCTCGGCAAGCCGGCGGTGGGCGAGCCGGGTTCGATTCCGGTCGACGGGCTGTGCGTGCGGATCGGTGCAATGCGCTGCCACTCGCAGGCGCTCACCATCAAGCTGAAGAAGGATGTGCCGCTCGACGAAATCGACGGCATCCTCGCGTCCGCGAACGACTGGGTGAAGGTCGTGCCGAACCAGCGCGAAGCGTCGATGCTCGAGCTGTCGCCGGCCGTCGTGACGGGTACGCTGACCGTGCCGGTCGGCCGTCTGCGCAAGCTGGCAATGGGCGGCGAATATCTGTCGGCCTTCACGGTCGGCGATCAGCTGCTGTGGGGCGCCGCCGAACCGCTGCGCCGCATGCTGCGCATTCTGCTCGACAAGTAA
- a CDS encoding FimV/HubP family polar landmark protein codes for MTVRLNGFRVASRNRVCAMTVLAAAACLVAGTSVAQVAFVPAASAATADAASVAADGSSSATAASAAAGVGSSAKVTSATAGASNRAKATSADAGASNTAGATAARSAATSASTTANAPATPIPASEQAVSAIGLPAAQYTIRPGQSLNDIAMEITQSHDRATLARAARALFDANPNAFMGHDPSRLKLGAVLDVPTLDASGAPSGSSAASDATASAASVSANGASAAGIGAAVSASTPTAAAATSPSASAADATQTDTASDTQQDEHASGAHVWAGAIRPSASAPEGSAAGNTTADTASTDSAASQPHEQVSSLQQLLALKNRVLMALQKHGIGSSAGGAGSGNAGEAPGTQQSAATQASAGSGGVASNASTGPGASTSSATDGQFGFSQTQLSIAAAIGAALVVLLTGLSMRRRRAAKARAASPATAPVRPPTQLEKDTAAYLARMNALSPASAESAAPEAGAAAHHVADAAGVAGATANDDISTNARPASLDSATTTASRAAAEELGAEALPLVPIQPAADHGDHGDHADTEPPAASTAAQPAASAAATRPAPVALPFPAEAIAALGSLDLSLPPRVEATPPPATHDGVEPQQPAATFEPASNEPAGHDAPQAYVPIEPAQVVQQNVQYESNEPAGHEAPHAYVPSEPAPFVQQNVPHESNEPPAHDAPQAHVPAEPAPFAQQNTQHEPTTGYTTAEPAAPTPVAADIAAGTAGAASVAGLGAAHFGALNLDFDLELPPSPAQPIPAFTPDELARIARNKLDLAREYIQLGDLTGARTLINEVIEANDAGTHSEAHALLSTLAPLS; via the coding sequence ATGACAGTACGACTGAATGGTTTTCGAGTGGCCTCGCGCAACCGGGTGTGCGCAATGACGGTACTCGCTGCGGCGGCATGTCTCGTTGCCGGCACGAGTGTCGCGCAAGTTGCATTTGTTCCGGCTGCGAGTGCGGCGACTGCCGATGCTGCGAGCGTTGCAGCCGACGGTAGCAGCAGTGCCACGGCTGCGAGCGCAGCCGCTGGCGTGGGTAGCAGCGCCAAGGTCACAAGCGCAACCGCCGGTGCTAGCAACCGCGCCAAGGCTACAAGCGCTGACGCCGGCGCTAGCAATACTGCCGGCGCCACCGCCGCAAGATCGGCCGCCACCAGCGCCTCCACCACCGCCAATGCTCCCGCCACGCCAATACCGGCCTCCGAGCAGGCCGTGTCGGCGATCGGCCTGCCTGCCGCGCAGTACACCATTCGTCCGGGGCAGTCGCTTAACGACATCGCGATGGAGATCACGCAGTCGCATGACCGCGCGACGCTCGCGCGCGCGGCACGTGCACTGTTCGACGCGAATCCCAACGCGTTCATGGGACATGACCCGAGCCGGCTGAAGCTCGGTGCAGTGCTGGATGTGCCGACACTCGATGCATCGGGGGCGCCTTCGGGGTCTTCGGCGGCTTCTGACGCCACGGCGTCGGCGGCGAGTGTTTCGGCAAATGGCGCATCGGCGGCAGGCATTGGTGCGGCGGTGTCCGCCAGCACGCCAACCGCCGCTGCGGCCACATCGCCATCGGCCTCGGCCGCCGACGCGACACAGACAGACACAGCTTCGGACACGCAGCAGGACGAGCATGCGAGCGGCGCCCACGTCTGGGCGGGGGCGATCCGCCCATCCGCGAGCGCACCGGAAGGTAGCGCGGCAGGCAATACGACAGCGGATACAGCATCGACCGATTCGGCCGCCTCGCAGCCGCATGAGCAGGTTTCGAGTCTCCAGCAACTGCTGGCGCTGAAAAATCGCGTGTTGATGGCGTTGCAGAAGCACGGCATCGGCTCATCGGCGGGCGGCGCGGGCAGCGGCAACGCGGGCGAGGCGCCCGGTACACAGCAGTCGGCGGCTACCCAGGCGTCCGCGGGCAGTGGCGGTGTTGCCTCGAATGCATCGACGGGTCCTGGCGCATCCACGTCATCGGCTACCGACGGCCAGTTCGGCTTCTCGCAAACGCAACTCAGTATCGCCGCAGCCATCGGCGCGGCGCTGGTCGTGTTGCTGACCGGGCTGTCGATGCGTCGCCGCAGGGCGGCCAAAGCGCGTGCCGCGTCGCCGGCCACCGCTCCTGTACGACCGCCGACGCAACTGGAGAAGGACACCGCGGCTTACCTTGCGCGAATGAATGCGCTTTCTCCGGCATCGGCGGAAAGTGCTGCGCCAGAGGCGGGCGCGGCCGCTCATCACGTCGCGGATGCGGCAGGTGTCGCTGGAGCAACTGCCAACGACGACATTTCGACAAATGCACGGCCCGCTTCGCTTGATAGTGCGACGACCACGGCGAGTCGCGCAGCGGCTGAAGAGCTGGGCGCCGAAGCGTTGCCATTGGTGCCGATCCAGCCGGCCGCCGACCACGGCGATCACGGCGATCACGCCGACACGGAACCACCCGCCGCATCTACCGCCGCTCAACCTGCAGCGTCCGCCGCAGCCACCCGGCCGGCACCTGTCGCACTGCCGTTCCCTGCTGAGGCAATCGCGGCGCTCGGCAGCCTCGATCTATCGCTGCCGCCGCGCGTGGAAGCCACACCGCCACCTGCTACGCACGACGGCGTTGAGCCGCAACAACCGGCTGCAACCTTCGAACCGGCATCGAACGAACCGGCCGGACACGACGCACCGCAAGCCTACGTGCCCATCGAGCCTGCGCAAGTCGTACAGCAAAACGTACAGTACGAATCGAACGAACCGGCTGGGCATGAAGCACCGCACGCCTATGTGCCCTCCGAACCCGCGCCATTCGTGCAGCAGAACGTACCGCACGAATCGAACGAACCGCCCGCACACGACGCACCGCAAGCCCACGTGCCCGCCGAACCCGCGCCATTCGCGCAGCAGAACACACAACACGAACCCACCACCGGCTACACGACCGCTGAACCTGCCGCACCCACCCCCGTCGCCGCCGACATCGCCGCCGGTACCGCCGGCGCAGCGTCAGTCGCGGGCCTCGGCGCCGCCCATTTCGGCGCCTTGAACCTCGACTTCGACCTCGAATTGCCGCCGAGCCCCGCACAGCCGATCCCCGCGTTCACCCCGGACGAACTGGCACGCATCGCCCGCAACAAGCTCGATCTCGCGAGGGAGTACATCCAGCTGGGCGATCTGACGGGCGCGCGAACGCTGATCAACGAAGTGATCGAAGCCAACGACGCCGGCACGCACTCCGAAGCGCACGCGTTGCTGTCGACGCTCGCGCCGCTGTCGTGA
- the truA gene encoding tRNA pseudouridine(38-40) synthase TruA, whose amino-acid sequence MRVALGVQYDGSAFCGWQSQPHGKTVQDELERALREFAQTPLPTVVAGRTDTGVHGLGQVVHFDTELTRDDFSWVRGTNAFLPPSVAVQWAKPMPDTFHARFSAFERTYHYALYVHPVRSPMLTGRAGWIHTPLDVDAMRAAAAYLIGEHDFSAFRSSECQAKTPVKHLHQIDVRPQGDFIHFRFRANAFLHHMVRNLMGCLVAIGRGRHKAEWLAEVLAGKDRSRAAPTFMPDGLYLAQVGYPEAFAVPPAQSGSVPWSTVWTD is encoded by the coding sequence ATGCGCGTCGCGCTCGGCGTCCAGTACGACGGTTCGGCGTTTTGCGGCTGGCAGTCGCAGCCGCACGGCAAGACGGTTCAGGATGAGCTCGAACGCGCCTTGCGCGAGTTTGCCCAGACGCCCCTGCCGACCGTGGTGGCGGGGCGCACGGATACGGGCGTCCATGGGCTCGGACAGGTGGTCCATTTCGACACCGAACTGACACGCGACGATTTCTCGTGGGTACGCGGCACCAATGCGTTCCTGCCGCCGAGCGTCGCCGTGCAGTGGGCGAAGCCGATGCCGGACACGTTTCACGCGCGGTTTTCCGCGTTCGAGCGAACCTATCACTACGCGCTGTATGTGCATCCGGTTCGCTCGCCGATGCTGACGGGCCGGGCGGGCTGGATCCATACGCCGCTCGATGTCGACGCAATGCGCGCCGCAGCCGCGTATCTGATCGGTGAGCACGACTTTTCGGCGTTCCGCTCATCGGAATGCCAGGCGAAGACGCCGGTCAAGCATCTGCATCAGATCGACGTGCGGCCGCAGGGCGACTTCATCCACTTCCGCTTTCGTGCCAATGCGTTTCTGCATCACATGGTGCGCAACCTGATGGGCTGCCTTGTGGCGATCGGACGCGGTCGTCACAAGGCTGAATGGCTGGCTGAAGTACTGGCGGGCAAGGACCGCAGCCGCGCCGCGCCGACCTTCATGCCGGACGGCCTGTATCTCGCGCAGGTGGGCTATCCTGAGGCATTCGCGGTGCCGCCCGCGCAGTCCGGCAGCGTGCCATGGAGCACCGTTTGGACCGATTGA
- a CDS encoding phosphoribosylanthranilate isomerase — translation MTADQNSPSVAVPHRTRIKLCGLSTPANVAHAIDLGADAIGLVFYPPSPRSVSVVQALDMTREIPPFLSVVGLFVNASPDWITEVTSNVPLTLLQFHGDETPVQCESLASVAGLPWLRALRVAADTQPADLVESALNYSAASGLLLDTHVEGYGGGGKVFDWSLIPAELARRAVLSGGLSAQNVSDAIHRVRPYAVDVSSGIEVAGARGVKDHALMAAFVRAVRDADAG, via the coding sequence ATGACCGCAGACCAGAACTCGCCGTCCGTCGCCGTACCGCATAGAACGCGCATCAAGCTGTGCGGCCTGTCGACGCCCGCCAATGTCGCCCACGCAATCGATCTCGGTGCCGACGCGATCGGCCTCGTGTTCTATCCGCCGAGCCCGCGTTCGGTCAGCGTCGTGCAGGCGCTCGACATGACGCGCGAGATTCCGCCGTTCCTGTCGGTGGTCGGATTGTTCGTCAATGCGTCGCCGGACTGGATCACCGAGGTGACATCGAACGTCCCGCTGACGCTGCTGCAGTTCCACGGCGACGAAACGCCGGTGCAGTGCGAGTCGCTCGCCAGCGTTGCGGGTTTGCCTTGGTTGCGTGCGTTGCGTGTTGCGGCGGATACTCAGCCGGCCGATTTGGTAGAATCGGCACTTAACTATTCAGCTGCCAGTGGCCTTCTGCTCGACACACATGTCGAAGGCTATGGCGGTGGCGGGAAGGTCTTCGATTGGTCACTTATTCCAGCAGAGCTCGCGCGTCGGGCCGTTTTGAGTGGTGGGTTGAGCGCGCAAAACGTCAGTGATGCGATTCATCGCGTGCGCCCGTACGCGGTCGATGTCTCGAGCGGCATCGAGGTGGCGGGTGCCAGGGGTGTGAAAGATCACGCCCTGATGGCGGCGTTTGTGCGCGCGGTGCGCGACGCAGACGCCGGATGA